A genome region from Cervus canadensis isolate Bull #8, Minnesota chromosome 10, ASM1932006v1, whole genome shotgun sequence includes the following:
- the NSFL1C gene encoding NSFL1 cofactor p47 isoform X1, whose protein sequence is MAAERQDALREFVAVTGAEEDRARFFLESAGWDLQIALASFYEDGGDEDIVTISQATPSSVSRGTAPSDNRVTSFRDLIHDQDEDEEEEEGQRNRFYAGGSERSGQQIVGPPRKKSPNELVDDLFKGAKEHGAVAVERVTKSPGETSKPRPFAGGGYRLGAAPEEESAYVAGERRRHSGQDVHVVLKLWKTGFSLDNGELRSYQDPSNAQFLESIRRGEVPAELRRLAHGGQVNLDMEDHRDEDFVKPKGAFKAFTGEGQKLGSTAPQVLNTSSPAQQAENEAKASSSISIDESQPTTNIQIRLADGGRLVQKFNHSHRISDIRLFIVDARPAMAATSFVLMTTFPNKELADENQTLKEANLLNAVIVQRLT, encoded by the exons ATGGCGGCGGAGCGGCAGGACGCTCTGAGGGAGTTCGTGGCGGTGACGGGCGCCGAGGAGGATAGGGCCCGCTTCTTCCTGGAGTCGGCCGGCTGGGACCTGCAG ATCGCCCTAGCAAGCTTTTATGAGGATGGAGGGGACGAAGACATTGTGACCATTTCGCAGGCAACCCCCAGTTCAGTATCCAGAGGCACAGCCCCCAG CGATAATAGGGTGACATCCTTCAGAGACCTCATTCATGACCAAGATGAGgacgaggaggaagaggagggtcaGAG GAACAG GTTTTATGCTGGGGGCTCAGAGAGAAGTGGACAGCAGATTGTTGGCCCTCCCAGGAAGAAAAGTCCCAACGAGCTGGTGGACGATCTCTTTAAAGGTGCCAAGGAGCACGGAGCTGTAGCTGTGGAACGAGTGACCAAGAGCCCTGGAGAGACCAGTAAACCAAGA CCATTTGCAGGCGGTGGCTACCGCCTTGGAGCGGCACCGGAGGAAGAGTCTGCCTACGTGGCAGGAGAAAGGAGGCGGCATTCCGGCCAAGAT GTTCATGTAGTGTTGAAGCTCTGGAAGACTGGATTCAGCCTGGACAATGGTGAACTCAGAAGCTACCAAGACCCATCCAACGCCCAGTTTCTGGAGTCGATTCGCAGAGG AGAGGTGCCAGCAGAGCTGCGGAGGTTAGCTCACGGCGGGCAGGTGAACTTGGACATGGAGGACCATCGGGATGAGGACTTCGTGAAGCCCAAGGGAGCCTTCAAAGCCTTCACTGGCGAGGGTCAGAAACTGGGCAG CACTGCCCCCCAGGTATTGAATACCAGCTCGCCAGCACAGCAGGCAGAAAATGAAGCCAAAGCCAGCTCTTCCATCTCAATTGATGAGTCACAGCCTACCACAAACATCCAAATACGGCTTGCTGACGGTGGGAGGCTGGTGCAGAAGTTTAACCACAGCCACAG GATCAGCGACATCCGACTCTTCATTGTAGACGCCCGGCCGGCCATGGCTGCCACCAGCTTTGTCCTCATGACTACCTTCCCGAACAAAGAGCTGGCTGATGAGAACCAGACCCTGAAGGAAGCCAACCTGCTCAATGCCGTCATCGTGCAGCGGTTAACATAA
- the NSFL1C gene encoding NSFL1 cofactor p47 isoform X2, with product MAAERQDALREFVAVTGAEEDRARFFLESAGWDLQIALASFYEDGGDEDIVTISQATPSSVSRGTAPSDNRVTSFRDLIHDQDEDEEEEEGQRFYAGGSERSGQQIVGPPRKKSPNELVDDLFKGAKEHGAVAVERVTKSPGETSKPRPFAGGGYRLGAAPEEESAYVAGERRRHSGQDVHVVLKLWKTGFSLDNGELRSYQDPSNAQFLESIRRGEVPAELRRLAHGGQVNLDMEDHRDEDFVKPKGAFKAFTGEGQKLGSTAPQVLNTSSPAQQAENEAKASSSISIDESQPTTNIQIRLADGGRLVQKFNHSHRISDIRLFIVDARPAMAATSFVLMTTFPNKELADENQTLKEANLLNAVIVQRLT from the exons ATGGCGGCGGAGCGGCAGGACGCTCTGAGGGAGTTCGTGGCGGTGACGGGCGCCGAGGAGGATAGGGCCCGCTTCTTCCTGGAGTCGGCCGGCTGGGACCTGCAG ATCGCCCTAGCAAGCTTTTATGAGGATGGAGGGGACGAAGACATTGTGACCATTTCGCAGGCAACCCCCAGTTCAGTATCCAGAGGCACAGCCCCCAG CGATAATAGGGTGACATCCTTCAGAGACCTCATTCATGACCAAGATGAGgacgaggaggaagaggagggtcaGAG GTTTTATGCTGGGGGCTCAGAGAGAAGTGGACAGCAGATTGTTGGCCCTCCCAGGAAGAAAAGTCCCAACGAGCTGGTGGACGATCTCTTTAAAGGTGCCAAGGAGCACGGAGCTGTAGCTGTGGAACGAGTGACCAAGAGCCCTGGAGAGACCAGTAAACCAAGA CCATTTGCAGGCGGTGGCTACCGCCTTGGAGCGGCACCGGAGGAAGAGTCTGCCTACGTGGCAGGAGAAAGGAGGCGGCATTCCGGCCAAGAT GTTCATGTAGTGTTGAAGCTCTGGAAGACTGGATTCAGCCTGGACAATGGTGAACTCAGAAGCTACCAAGACCCATCCAACGCCCAGTTTCTGGAGTCGATTCGCAGAGG AGAGGTGCCAGCAGAGCTGCGGAGGTTAGCTCACGGCGGGCAGGTGAACTTGGACATGGAGGACCATCGGGATGAGGACTTCGTGAAGCCCAAGGGAGCCTTCAAAGCCTTCACTGGCGAGGGTCAGAAACTGGGCAG CACTGCCCCCCAGGTATTGAATACCAGCTCGCCAGCACAGCAGGCAGAAAATGAAGCCAAAGCCAGCTCTTCCATCTCAATTGATGAGTCACAGCCTACCACAAACATCCAAATACGGCTTGCTGACGGTGGGAGGCTGGTGCAGAAGTTTAACCACAGCCACAG GATCAGCGACATCCGACTCTTCATTGTAGACGCCCGGCCGGCCATGGCTGCCACCAGCTTTGTCCTCATGACTACCTTCCCGAACAAAGAGCTGGCTGATGAGAACCAGACCCTGAAGGAAGCCAACCTGCTCAATGCCGTCATCGTGCAGCGGTTAACATAA